The nucleotide sequence TTGGTCGGGATAATCATTGATGTGAAAAACCGGCATCCGAGAGGCTTCGATCATTCCCAAGCCGGCAAAGTCATTGCCGCCTTTGTAAATGTGATAGAAATCCGGCAGCACACACGCGTCCGGATGCATCGCGCCGGCCGACACGTACGCCAAGTCACCCAGCGATCCCAGGACCGGCGAGAAGCCCCACAATTCCAACATCGGGATGACGCCGACATCCGCGCCGACGTCCAACAAATCGTGATAACGCTGGGCGATGGTTTTCAAGCTGGGGATCGCATCACCGGGTTTGGGACGATGAACGCCGACCGGTGGTGCCGCCATGTGGGTCCCGCCAATCGCGCGGACCAATTCCATGTCACGACGGGCTTCGGCCAAACCGGCGGCGCGTTGTTCGGGATCGTCGACGATCCATTGTGCAAACCCGATCGCGCTGACGACCTTCAGCCCCGCATCATCGATCTGACGTTTCAGTGAATCCAAATCGCCACCATCATCGACGTATTTCCGAAGATCACGAATCCAAGGTTCGATTCCGTCGTAGCCGGCCGCGGCGGTGACGTCGATTTGTCGGCGAATGTCCAGTTTTTGTCCGCGGATGGTACTGGTGTTCAGCGCGATCCCGATGCCTGCCGTTTCCGGACCTTTTGGCAATTTCGGTTCGGCCGATGCAATTGAAGTGGGAATCAAGTCGGCCATCGCTGCCAGCAGACCGCCCGATGCGGCCAGCGTGATCAATCGGCGTCGGTGGGTTCTCATGGCAGGCGGTTCATCCAAGGTGGGAAAGATTCGATCGCAGCTGGATCTTTGATGGAATCGCCTAGGATACAGCGAACCAATGTCGACGTCAGAATTCGCCATCGATCAGGATTCGCCGTGGCAAAAAACGTCAAGAAATGGTGGCCGATCGCGTCACGGTTGCAGAAGCCGCCGCGATTCGGCGGCGGCCAATTCGGCCAGCCGGCCGTCCAGTTTGCCGATGGCCATTTTATAGGCCATGCGGGCTTGGCTAAGCTTGCCCATCGACGCCATCTTTCGGGCGTAACGGACCAGCGATTTTCCCTCCTCGATTCGTTCGACGTGATCCGCCGGTGTCACGTCAGTTCGACGAGCGGTCGAATCGAGTCCACGCATTTTTCGATCCATCGCGTCTAAATCGATGATCGTCGCAGTCACCGAACCGCCGCCAAAGGATCGTGCCGACGATTGCCCGTTGCCTCGTAGTGATCGTGACCGGAACGCGGATGAATTGCCACCCAAAACCGCTGTCCCGCCATCGGGCACCAGAACGCTGCCGCTGTGGCTGAATGTACGGAACGTCGGCAGCTGAACGACTTGACCTTGGGCGACCAGGCCTGCCGAAGCCACCGAAAATCCGACGGCAAAGAAAACAAGGGATCGCACCGGAGATAGCAGAGGCGTCTTCACGAATCAAGGATCCAACTTCAACTTGTCTTCGAACAAGTTGCGAGTCTTGCGAACCTTTTGGCTGACGACCATTTGGCAGTAGCCTTGGTAGGGATTTCGCCGAAAGTAATCTTGGTGGTACTCCTCGGCCGGATAAAACGTGCTGGTTTCGGACTTTCCGGTGCCGTCTTCCAGCAAAGTGACGACCTCTCTGCGATACACCTTTTCCTTATTCAGCTTGTCGATGTAGGCCTTGGCCGCAGCTTTCTGTTCATCGTTGTGATAAAAGATGCTGGTCCGATATTGCGGTCCCTTGTCGGCGCCTTGTTGGTACAGACTGGTCGGGTCATGCGTCTTGAAAAAGACTTCCAAGATTTCTTCGAAACTGATCTTGTCTGGGTCATAGTGGACCTGGACGGCCTCGGCGTGCAGCGGTTTGCCGGGGATCGGACGCTTGTAACTGCACACGGCTTCGTAGTTGGCTTCCGCCTTGGTGCCGCCTATATAGCCGGAAACAACCTCGCCGACTTTTCCTGACTGTTGAAATTGTTCGTAGACCGCTTCGGTGCACCAGAAACAGCCGCCGGCCAGTGTGACGACTTCGGAAAAGTTTCCGTCAGATTTGATTTGCGATTGATTCACTCGTGCCGATCCTGAACGAGACGATTGGGCATAGGAGTCACAACCCCCGGCGGCAAGCAGCACCAACAGCGCGACGCCGATTGATCGAATGGACGGGGCAAATGTCATTGATGGCTCCGTGGGTTCCGGTGGATTGCGGTTGAAGTCAGAAACGAAATGGGACGAGCGGTTCGCGGATAAGTGAATGTCGAGACACCATGGATTCCCGCCTCTGGCAAGCTGTTCGGCCCATCATGCCGCGCCCCTTCAGTAGCCAGTTTAGTCGTTTGAACAGCCGTCTTAATGGTCAAACCGTGCGCGATACGGCGATCGACCGCCCCCCTGGGCGAAAGACGTCGGGCACGTTCGATTGGGGCCACGCACCGGGAGGATTCCGCATCAGGGAATTCGCTCGAGGCGAATTTTTCCAGTTTACCGCAAACGGACCAGAGGTATGCCGTCGGTTTTTGATCTGCACCATGTCGTCGAACAGGATGAAATTGATGCCCAGGAACACGTTCACAATCTGCGGTATTTGCAGTGGACACTGTGGGCGGCGCGGGATCATTCGGCGTCGACCGGATGGGATGCCGCGGCGGAGTTGAAACGCGGATTCGGATGGGTGGTGCGTCAGCACGAAGTGACCTATCGCGCCGCCGCCCTGGTAGGCGACCAGTTGGTGATTCGCACCTGGATCAGCGAAAAGATGCGAATGGCGATTCGGCGAAAGTACTTGATTTGCCGTCCAGCGGATCGCATGATTTTGGCTCGTGTGCAAACCCGTTGGGTGCTGGCCGATTTGCGTGTCCGCAAAGCCGTCTCGTTGCCTGATGAAGTTTACGACCGCATGGTTATTCCGGATTCCACCCCCACACCGCCCTGGTCATGAGCGACAAACCGCTGAAATGGTTTCTGCAAGCGGTCGGAGGTGTCAGCCTGTTCGCATTCGGTGCCGCCGTGATGCCGGCGCACTGGATCACCCAGATCTCAGTTTTCCTTGGGTTTGATCCGTTCCCCGATTCGCCGTTGACGTTCTACCTGGCCCGTCATCTGTCACTGATGTATGGATTTGTGGGTGCCGTCTTGCTGGTTGTGGCATCGGACCTGACGCGATACCGACCATTGATCGCGCTTGCCGCAGCGGGAACGGTGTTGTTGGGGGTGCTGCAGTTGGTGATTGATTGGCTGGCCGGATTGCCAAGTTGGTGGACATGGGGCGAGTCGATGTCGACCGTGGTCGGTGGCTTGTGCCTGAAATGGCTTGATCGAAACTGTGGATCAGTCGCCGACAAAAAACGTTAGTGTCGGGCGAAATTCATCGATCGCGAAAAATGATCGACTGCAGACGATCGATGACTTCTTGAGTTTCTTCGATGGACAGTAGCGGCGGGATTCGCGCCAGGAAGTCGGGCGGCAATCCTCGTTGGCAAAGAAATCGTTGGGTGTCTTCGAAGGCACCATCACGGAAACGTTCGGCCCGCCAGTAATTGGGCGGTCCAAAGATGCATTCGCGAAGCCGTGCCAATTCGTCATTCCAGCGGCCGACGTCATTTTCCACCACGGCAGCGATATCAATGCCTTTTTGGTGGGCCAGTGCGACGACCGACTGACGCCAACGTTGGGGCGTGTCATCGCCGCCGATTTCCATGCCGATCAAGTCCCCGGCCTCGGCAAAAATCGCTTCGATGGCGGCTTCCCAGATTGCCGCCGCGTCCGGTGCAGGATCGGAACCAAGCATCGGCCGAACGACTTGGTCCAGAATCCACAGTCGTTGTCGCCAATCCCATTGGTCAAACAATGGGATGTCGTACTCGTAAGGTGCGGCGCGTTGCTGGCCTTCGGCGACCAATTGGTCGACCATCATTCCGGCCAGGCCGCGAATCAGATCATGTTCGGCATCGACCAGCGTTCGCACGCCCTCGGTGGTGGGCCACATCAGCGGTCGTCCTCCCGTCGGGTCAGAGCGATCGATCCGGCGGCGATAACCGCAAGTCCCGGCATGGCGGGCGTTCGCATGCGCAGGTTGCTCCAGTACACCGAATGCACCGCCGACAGAGCCAACACCATGGCCCAAATGGCCAACCAGGGGGCACCGAATAGCCGTCCCTTGTGCCGTACCATCGAAACCAGAAACAGCACCCCGAAGATAACGTAGTACGCGCTGATGACCGCCAACCCGAGTGTCGATCGGTCGCGGGTCGACAGAGGAACGGGACTCCATAGCCGCATCAGCCGGACGCCACATGCCCAAGCGAACATGGCCGGCCGTGATGTGATGGTGGCTTTGGCAACATCGCCCGCCCAGCGGTCTTCGTCGAACTCCGATGCGTTCTCTGGTAACGGCGAGACGGATTCCGGTGGGATCTGCCAAAGGTCAGCCGTCGAAAGGCTTGCGTCATGGCGATCACTGTACGCATTCAAAAAGGGTGTCGCGTCCCACGCGGTCCATGAGAACGGTTCCGATAGATAGTCGTAAAAGAATCGATTGTTACCAAGCAAGATCGTGTATCCGCCGTGTGTCGTCGCCCAAACGGGATGGCCCATCACACGAAGGTTTCGATAAGTCCAAGCACCCACGGTCACCAGCATCACCGCTGCGATAACGCCGCAGCGAATGATTGCTGTGCGGCGCGGTAGTTCGATCCATGCAACCGATGCCAACAAGAATGCCCACACCAAAAACGTGGGGCGACACAGAAAGGCCAGTCCCAATGTAGAAGCGATGATCAGAGATCGGACCCATCGTGATCCGGCGGTTTCGGCCGGGCGACGCATCCACCACCAAAGCGTCCACGCGGTCAGCGCCGTTGCCAAAGGTTCGGTCATGACCAACGTTGATTGACGCATCAGAATCGGGTCAACGCCGATCAACAGGCAGGCAAGTCCAGCGGATATACGACCGAAATGCTCCGCGGAGATTGCAGCGACGCAGATCAGCGTGATCGCGTTTAGCAAAAGGTGCAGCGTTCCGATTCGCCATCGTGGTAACGCCGCGATCGTTGCATCGCTTGCCTTGGTCGTGATCGTCGATAGCAAGATCGGATAAAGCGGCGGTCGGAAGGCGGTCGGTTTGGCTTCACTTTCCGGCCACATCACACCAAAAACGCCGGATTGATCCAGCGTCCAGGCGATCCGCCGGTAGGCGTCGGGATCGTCGACGAAGCTGGACGGATTGAACCACATCACGCCGGCCTGGGCCATCAGGATTCCGCCGATCCAGACGGCCAGTGCCAGCGTCGGTTTGGATCGTGGCCCGATCTGGCTGTGCGGGGTTCGTGGCGGGCAATCGCTGGAGAAACTCAATGCAGTGTCGGACCAATGGAGCCAGCGGTGTTTGGCTGGCTGGGGTTTGGCTGGATAGGTTTAGATTTTGGGGGTGGTGACCGGTGATCCGACCAGTGGCACGTGGCGTCGGCCCATCAATGTGCCAGGCCAAAGGCTGCGGGGGAACCGTGCCCGCAGGAAGTTGCCGCCGGCGAAAAAGACATGAATTTTTCGACGTTTGACCAGGGTCAGAAAATCTGGACGCCGAATTTCACAAAATGTTAACGCCAAAGGAACGCTACGCACATCAAATTCAGGCGAGTCCTTTGATATTGGGGGGGCCCTGAGTCCAGCACCCCAAACGCAGCTCGAACAATGGTCGCCGTCAAGAATCGCAATGAGATCGCAAAGCTGCCCAGGGTCGTCGTCGAGTTTTCGGATCGGCCGTCGGCTTTAGATTTGGAACGAGCCCGCGAAACGATCTATCACCGGATTCGCGATTCTGCACGGGGCGTCGTGGTCGACTGTACGGCGATCGGCGAAACCAGCGTCGACGTGGTCGCCTGTTTGAACATGACGCGTCTGTACGCCGAAAGCGAGGGCAAGCGGTTTCTGTTGTATGGCATTCAGCCCGCGTTTGATCGGTTGCTGAGACAATACGAAGACACGTTTTCATTTCAGGTCTTTGGACAACGACCTCGCAGCGAAGCTGCCGCAAGCAAAAAGAAACGAAAGACGACTTGGCTATCCGACGTCGCTCGGGGACGGTTGCTGAGAATTGGTTTGCCGATTCTGATTTTGTTTCCCATCGTGGCGGCGGTGGAGTATTTCTATGTCATCAAAGGCGATGCTGCGGATGCTTTTGTCGTCCGTAAGTCTTTCGAGATTGGCGACGCGTTCTTGGTCCGCGGGGTGATCATGGAACAGACGGACCAGCAGACACGATCGGTCGATACGGCCACGGTTTTCGTTCGCCAGACCGATGCGCAGGGTTTGAGCGAATTGACGTGGACAACCCAGGCCCAAGCCGATGGGACGTTCGAAATCGCCCTGCCCGTTCGTCAGACATTGAATCAGATGAGCGTGGACGTCACCATTGTCGATGGCAATCGTGCCCAGACAACGTCGCATCAAATCGCCAACGGCCGACCGATTCGCGTGTCATGGATCATCGATTCGACCCGATAACGCCACAAGCGGTCCGTTCCCGCCACGACCGCTCGGGCTTGTCGTTTGGGGCAAGCGATCTATCATCCCAGCCGTGAAGATTGGTTTCGTCCGGGCTGATGCGCCGACGAATCGTTGGCCCTGAACCGGAGACGCGACGGCGGATGATAGGTAAGACGCTGCTTCGTCTTCGCATCGCGCTGGCGGTGATCGGGTTGGTTTTGTTCGCAGCCGCCTATCCGGTCTCGCGGCGTTTGACGATGGATCGCCAATTGGCATCGATGTTTGCCGCAGACGATCCGTTGCTGATCCAGTACCAGCGATTGCAGCATGATTTTGGCGGCAATGCGATTGTGATGCTGGTCTATCACGATTCCGAGTTACTGTCGGATGCGGGGCTGCGACGCAACCGTTTCTGGACTGAAAAGGTGTCCGATGTGCCGGGCGTCGTCGGCGTGCTGTCGCCTGCCGAATTGAATCGAGTCGTCCGATCAATGCGGCCACCGGCCTTGTTTTCGGCAGGGGAATCGCCGGGACCCGCATTGGCCGATCCCGATGATGCACTAGCGACCGGTTTTTTGGACTTGTTCAGCGGTTACACGCATTCAGCCGGTCGTGACCAGGCGGCGGTCGTCGCGATTC is from Crateriforma conspicua and encodes:
- the msrA gene encoding peptide-methionine (S)-S-oxide reductase MsrA; its protein translation is MTFAPSIRSIGVALLVLLAAGGCDSYAQSSRSGSARVNQSQIKSDGNFSEVVTLAGGCFWCTEAVYEQFQQSGKVGEVVSGYIGGTKAEANYEAVCSYKRPIPGKPLHAEAVQVHYDPDKISFEEILEVFFKTHDPTSLYQQGADKGPQYRTSIFYHNDEQKAAAKAYIDKLNKEKVYRREVVTLLEDGTGKSETSTFYPAEEYHQDYFRRNPYQGYCQMVVSQKVRKTRNLFEDKLKLDP
- a CDS encoding sugar phosphate isomerase/epimerase family protein, translated to MNTSTIRGQKLDIRRQIDVTAAAGYDGIEPWIRDLRKYVDDGGDLDSLKRQIDDAGLKVVSAIGFAQWIVDDPEQRAAGLAEARRDMELVRAIGGTHMAAPPVGVHRPKPGDAIPSLKTIAQRYHDLLDVGADVGVIPMLELWGFSPVLGSLGDLAYVSAGAMHPDACVLPDFYHIYKGGNDFAGLGMIEASRMPVFHINDYPDQPGISEIADKDRVFPGDGVCPLVSIIAGLIDRGFCGTFSLELFNPDYWKRDAADVAREGYEKSQKVLAAAVAESELSKES
- a CDS encoding glycosyltransferase family 39 protein; its protein translation is MSFSSDCPPRTPHSQIGPRSKPTLALAVWIGGILMAQAGVMWFNPSSFVDDPDAYRRIAWTLDQSGVFGVMWPESEAKPTAFRPPLYPILLSTITTKASDATIAALPRWRIGTLHLLLNAITLICVAAISAEHFGRISAGLACLLIGVDPILMRQSTLVMTEPLATALTAWTLWWWMRRPAETAGSRWVRSLIIASTLGLAFLCRPTFLVWAFLLASVAWIELPRRTAIIRCGVIAAVMLVTVGAWTYRNLRVMGHPVWATTHGGYTILLGNNRFFYDYLSEPFSWTAWDATPFLNAYSDRHDASLSTADLWQIPPESVSPLPENASEFDEDRWAGDVAKATITSRPAMFAWACGVRLMRLWSPVPLSTRDRSTLGLAVISAYYVIFGVLFLVSMVRHKGRLFGAPWLAIWAMVLALSAVHSVYWSNLRMRTPAMPGLAVIAAGSIALTRREDDR
- a CDS encoding acyl-CoA thioesterase, which gives rise to MPSVFDLHHVVEQDEIDAQEHVHNLRYLQWTLWAARDHSASTGWDAAAELKRGFGWVVRQHEVTYRAAALVGDQLVIRTWISEKMRMAIRRKYLICRPADRMILARVQTRWVLADLRVRKAVSLPDEVYDRMVIPDSTPTPPWS